One Oncorhynchus keta strain PuntledgeMale-10-30-2019 chromosome 23, Oket_V2, whole genome shotgun sequence DNA segment encodes these proteins:
- the si:dkey-181m9.8 gene encoding E3 ubiquitin-protein ligase lubel isoform X2: MPRVPAVLEYETLTECKYSFPVEVVSDIKNVTATYGDLRMYVDFYCFPNKEKKKLVYLAGTIPVPHDGNTYNIPVCIWLHETHPESRPRCYVCPSISMLINPRCPYVEASGQVLLDCLTNWKSGLSNLSLLVSEMRSAFQKETPLFAMHPIRVQMLPTAAHSSAYAESSDPGSWPQPSSSTPKARRSSMSSTPLPRAIVPPKSLKSSQSGPLRESATGVRRSYTEELLDMGINFGVPSGVQFPFSSTNPFITTASAPNNTPVSSEDMNNLFKSLQLENVVNVYQLGTKERGQMQGNGGDRGGGDYPPIPTAVTPLVDNQHRILVSQLPPDQSPSRVKNKLTLYFQRRSNGGGEVLDVTYPYPPTQNDQALVSFRSPRDAEQVLLQADRIFTVNERPFRIQLKRVNSARITVPPGVSGDKAAIFHSLLSLEGRSFSQADVEEAVQSCRDLPSALKYLSHECPICREQVSFSKIITMTHCLCAFCESCFKAYFSQAIKEKSIVHVVCPMCGQPDVRQSQGGVEEALDYFSLLDTQIRHYLDPQIHELFQRKLRDRALQEMPNFRWCAHCSFGLLHEADQLRMDCPSCRKSTCSQCKTAWAPQHQGLSCEKFREWQLHNNPEYQTAKLENLLSRNKIECPKCKFVFYLSKGGCLHFKCTQCQHEFCGGCNRPFKLGVGCDFSAECGSKGLHAHHPRDCLYHLRDWNVPRLHRLLQLYGVSLAGMVKSKVGSTGTNSQGVCAVLEHREMGGDGPCGLPTLPEYSGYCMLHYKECLVELINRSHADPAVLFDVAEMLAELQRWHIPVPQKNLQDPEALYVQHLRQTLTRKVSLRDNKLPPVKVKDDLCPLPSSSAAGPRWSSAQRNTPTRFHDDSQLLLLLND; this comes from the exons atGCCGAGGGTCCCAGCGGTCCTTGAATATGAAACACTGACCGAG TGTAAATACAGCTTCCCTGTTGAGGTTGTCAGTGATATCAAGAATGTTACAGCGACTTATGGAGACCTGCGTATGTATGTGGACTTCTACT GTTTCCCCAATAAGGAAAAGAAGAAGTTAGTTTATTTGGCTGGTACTATTCCAGTTCCACATGACG GTAACACATATAATATCCCAGTGTGCATCTGGCTCCACGAGACTCACCCCGAGAGCCGGCCGCGGTGCTACGTGTGTCCCTCCATCTCCATGTTGATCAACCCCAGGTGCCCATATGTTGAGGCCAGTGGGCAGGTGCTCCTCGACTGCCTCACCAACTGGAAGAGC GGGCTGTCCAACCTGTCATTGCTCGTCTCAGAAATGAGGTCTGCATTTCAAAAGGAAACGCCCCTCTTTGCCATGCACCCAATCAGAGTTCAGATGCTACCTACTGCAGCACACTCCAGTGCATATGCAGAGTCTTCGGACCCTGGCAG CTGGCCTCAACCAAGCAGCTCTACCCCGAAAGCCAGGCGCTCCTCAATGTCCTCCACGCCACTACCTAGAGCAATAG TTCCGCCCAAGAGTTTAAAGTCCAGCCAATCGGGGCCTCTCAGAGAGTCTGCGACTGGTGTGAGGCGGTCCTACACAGAGGAGCTACTGGATATGGGGATAAACTTTGGAGTGCCAAGTGGAGTCCAGTTTCCATTCTCCTCCACCAACCCcttcatcactactgcctctg CGCCAAATAACACTCCTGTTAGTTCTGAGGACATGAACAACCTATTCAAGAGCCTACAGCTGGAAAATGTTGTCAATGTGTACCAGCTTGGTACTAAAGAAAGAG GACAGATGCAAGGCAATGGAGGTGATCGAGGTGGTGGTGACTACCCCCCAATCCCCACTGCAGTCACGCCCCTAGTGGACAACCAGCATCGTATCCTGGTGAGCCAGCTGCCACCGGACCAGTCCCCCAGCCGGGTGAAGAACAAGCTCACCCTCTACTTCCAGCGCAGGAGCAACGGTGGGGGAGAGGTGCTGGATGTGACCTACCCTTACCCCCCAACCCAGAACGACCAGGCCCTGGTCAGTTTCCGCAGTCCCAGAG ATGCAGAGCAGGTGCTCTTACAGGCAGACCGAATCTTTACCGTGAATGAGCGGCCTTTCCGTATACAGCTCAAGAGGGTCAACAGTGCTCGG ATTACGGTGCCGCCCGGCGTCTCCGGCGACAAGGCGGCCATCTTCCATAGCCTGCTGTCACTTGAGGGGCGGAGCTTCAGCCAGGCCGACGTGGAGGAGGCGGTACAGTCGTGCCGGGACCTTCCCTCGGCCCTCAAGTACCTGTCCCATGAATGCCCCATCTGCCGCGAGCAGGTGTCCTTCAGCAAG ATCATCACTATGACCCATTGCCTGTGTGCCTTCTGCGAGAGCTGCTTCAAGGCCTACTTCTCCCAGGCCATCAAGGAGAAGAGCATCGTCCATGTGGTGTGTCCCATGTGTGGCCAGCCCGACGTGCGTCAGAGCCAGGGCGGCGTGGAGGAGGCCTTGGATTACTTCAGCCTTCTTGACACACAG ATCAGGCACTACCTAGATCCTCAGATCCACGAGTtgttccagaggaagctgagagACCGAGCCTTGCAGGAGATGCCTAACTTCCGCTGGTGTGCCCAC TGCTCCTTTGGCCTTCTACACGAGGCTGACCAGCTGAGAATGGACTGTCCTAGTTGTAGGAAGAGCACCTGCTCCCAATGCAAGACTGCA TGGGCTCCACAACACCAGGGTCTTTCCTGTGAGAAGTTCAGAGAGTGGCAACTCCACAATAACCCAGAGTACCAGACCGCAAAACTGGAGAATCTCCTCAGCAGGAATAAAATAG AATGTCCAAAATGCAAGTTTGTGTTCTACCTTTCCAAGGGAGGCTGTCTCCATTTCAAATGCACCCAATGCCAGCACGAGTTCTGTGGCGGCTGTAATAGGCCCTTCAAATTAGGCGTG GGGTGTGACTTCTCAGCTGAGTGTGGGTCCAAGGGGTTACACGCCCACCACCCCAGGGACTGCCTGTACCACCTGAGGGACTGGAACGTGCCCAGACTACACAGGCTGCTTCAG CTTTACGGAGTGTCCCTCGCTGGCATGGTCAAATCCAAAGTGGGCTCTACAGGAACAAATTCACAAG GTGTGTGTGCAGTGCTGGAGCACAGAGAGATGGGTGGAGACGGGCCTTGTGGTCTACCAACTCTCCCAGAGTACAGTGGCTACTGCAT GTTACACTATAAAGAGTGTCTAGTGGAGCTGATTAACCGGAGTCATGCGGATCCAGCCGTTCTGTTCGATGTGGCCGAGATGTTGGCCGAGTTACAGCGGTGGCACATTCCTGTTCCACAGAAGAACCTTCAGGATCCTGAGGCACTCTATGTACAGCACCTTAGACAG ACCCTGACTAGGAAGGTTAGCCTGAGGGACAACAAGCTACCCCCTGTGAAGGTGAAAGATGACCTTTGCCCCCTACCCTCATCGAGCGCTGCGGGACCACGCTGGTCTTCTGCTCAGAGAAACACACCAACGCGCTTCCATGACGACTCCCAATTGCTGCTCTTGCTCAACGACTAA
- the si:dkey-181m9.8 gene encoding E3 ubiquitin-protein ligase RNF31 isoform X4, producing MLRPVGRCSSTASPTGRAWPQPSSSTPKARRSSMSSTPLPRAIVPPKSLKSSQSGPLRESATGVRRSYTEELLDMGINFGVPSGVQFPFSSTNPFITTASAPNNTPVSSEDMNNLFKSLQLENVVNVYQLGTKERGQMQGNGGDRGGGDYPPIPTAVTPLVDNQHRILVSQLPPDQSPSRVKNKLTLYFQRRSNGGGEVLDVTYPYPPTQNDQALVSFRSPRDAEQVLLQADRIFTVNERPFRIQLKRVNSARITVPPGVSGDKAAIFHSLLSLEGRSFSQADVEEAVQSCRDLPSALKYLSHECPICREQVSFSKIITMTHCLCAFCESCFKAYFSQAIKEKSIVHVVCPMCGQPDVRQSQGGVEEALDYFSLLDTQIRHYLDPQIHELFQRKLRDRALQEMPNFRWCAHCSFGLLHEADQLRMDCPSCRKSTCSQCKTAWAPQHQGLSCEKFREWQLHNNPEYQTAKLENLLSRNKIECPKCKFVFYLSKGGCLHFKCTQCQHEFCGGCNRPFKLGVGCDFSAECGSKGLHAHHPRDCLYHLRDWNVPRLHRLLQLYGVSLAGMVKSKVGSTGTNSQGVCAVLEHREMGGDGPCGLPTLPEYSGYCMLHYKECLVELINRSHADPAVLFDVAEMLAELQRWHIPVPQKNLQDPEALYVQHLRQTLTRKVSLRDNKLPPVKVKDDLCPLPSSSAAGPRWSSAQRNTPTRFHDDSQLLLLLND from the exons ATGTTGAGGCCAGTGGGCAGGTGCTCCTCGACTGCCTCACCAACTGGAAGAGC CTGGCCTCAACCAAGCAGCTCTACCCCGAAAGCCAGGCGCTCCTCAATGTCCTCCACGCCACTACCTAGAGCAATAG TTCCGCCCAAGAGTTTAAAGTCCAGCCAATCGGGGCCTCTCAGAGAGTCTGCGACTGGTGTGAGGCGGTCCTACACAGAGGAGCTACTGGATATGGGGATAAACTTTGGAGTGCCAAGTGGAGTCCAGTTTCCATTCTCCTCCACCAACCCcttcatcactactgcctctg CGCCAAATAACACTCCTGTTAGTTCTGAGGACATGAACAACCTATTCAAGAGCCTACAGCTGGAAAATGTTGTCAATGTGTACCAGCTTGGTACTAAAGAAAGAG GACAGATGCAAGGCAATGGAGGTGATCGAGGTGGTGGTGACTACCCCCCAATCCCCACTGCAGTCACGCCCCTAGTGGACAACCAGCATCGTATCCTGGTGAGCCAGCTGCCACCGGACCAGTCCCCCAGCCGGGTGAAGAACAAGCTCACCCTCTACTTCCAGCGCAGGAGCAACGGTGGGGGAGAGGTGCTGGATGTGACCTACCCTTACCCCCCAACCCAGAACGACCAGGCCCTGGTCAGTTTCCGCAGTCCCAGAG ATGCAGAGCAGGTGCTCTTACAGGCAGACCGAATCTTTACCGTGAATGAGCGGCCTTTCCGTATACAGCTCAAGAGGGTCAACAGTGCTCGG ATTACGGTGCCGCCCGGCGTCTCCGGCGACAAGGCGGCCATCTTCCATAGCCTGCTGTCACTTGAGGGGCGGAGCTTCAGCCAGGCCGACGTGGAGGAGGCGGTACAGTCGTGCCGGGACCTTCCCTCGGCCCTCAAGTACCTGTCCCATGAATGCCCCATCTGCCGCGAGCAGGTGTCCTTCAGCAAG ATCATCACTATGACCCATTGCCTGTGTGCCTTCTGCGAGAGCTGCTTCAAGGCCTACTTCTCCCAGGCCATCAAGGAGAAGAGCATCGTCCATGTGGTGTGTCCCATGTGTGGCCAGCCCGACGTGCGTCAGAGCCAGGGCGGCGTGGAGGAGGCCTTGGATTACTTCAGCCTTCTTGACACACAG ATCAGGCACTACCTAGATCCTCAGATCCACGAGTtgttccagaggaagctgagagACCGAGCCTTGCAGGAGATGCCTAACTTCCGCTGGTGTGCCCAC TGCTCCTTTGGCCTTCTACACGAGGCTGACCAGCTGAGAATGGACTGTCCTAGTTGTAGGAAGAGCACCTGCTCCCAATGCAAGACTGCA TGGGCTCCACAACACCAGGGTCTTTCCTGTGAGAAGTTCAGAGAGTGGCAACTCCACAATAACCCAGAGTACCAGACCGCAAAACTGGAGAATCTCCTCAGCAGGAATAAAATAG AATGTCCAAAATGCAAGTTTGTGTTCTACCTTTCCAAGGGAGGCTGTCTCCATTTCAAATGCACCCAATGCCAGCACGAGTTCTGTGGCGGCTGTAATAGGCCCTTCAAATTAGGCGTG GGGTGTGACTTCTCAGCTGAGTGTGGGTCCAAGGGGTTACACGCCCACCACCCCAGGGACTGCCTGTACCACCTGAGGGACTGGAACGTGCCCAGACTACACAGGCTGCTTCAG CTTTACGGAGTGTCCCTCGCTGGCATGGTCAAATCCAAAGTGGGCTCTACAGGAACAAATTCACAAG GTGTGTGTGCAGTGCTGGAGCACAGAGAGATGGGTGGAGACGGGCCTTGTGGTCTACCAACTCTCCCAGAGTACAGTGGCTACTGCAT GTTACACTATAAAGAGTGTCTAGTGGAGCTGATTAACCGGAGTCATGCGGATCCAGCCGTTCTGTTCGATGTGGCCGAGATGTTGGCCGAGTTACAGCGGTGGCACATTCCTGTTCCACAGAAGAACCTTCAGGATCCTGAGGCACTCTATGTACAGCACCTTAGACAG ACCCTGACTAGGAAGGTTAGCCTGAGGGACAACAAGCTACCCCCTGTGAAGGTGAAAGATGACCTTTGCCCCCTACCCTCATCGAGCGCTGCGGGACCACGCTGGTCTTCTGCTCAGAGAAACACACCAACGCGCTTCCATGACGACTCCCAATTGCTGCTCTTGCTCAACGACTAA
- the si:dkey-181m9.8 gene encoding E3 ubiquitin-protein ligase lubel isoform X1: MPRVPAVLEYETLTECKYSFPVEVVSDIKNVTATYGDLRMYVDFYCFPNKEKKKLVYLAGTIPVPHDAGNTYNIPVCIWLHETHPESRPRCYVCPSISMLINPRCPYVEASGQVLLDCLTNWKSGLSNLSLLVSEMRSAFQKETPLFAMHPIRVQMLPTAAHSSAYAESSDPGSWPQPSSSTPKARRSSMSSTPLPRAIVPPKSLKSSQSGPLRESATGVRRSYTEELLDMGINFGVPSGVQFPFSSTNPFITTASAPNNTPVSSEDMNNLFKSLQLENVVNVYQLGTKERGQMQGNGGDRGGGDYPPIPTAVTPLVDNQHRILVSQLPPDQSPSRVKNKLTLYFQRRSNGGGEVLDVTYPYPPTQNDQALVSFRSPRDAEQVLLQADRIFTVNERPFRIQLKRVNSARITVPPGVSGDKAAIFHSLLSLEGRSFSQADVEEAVQSCRDLPSALKYLSHECPICREQVSFSKIITMTHCLCAFCESCFKAYFSQAIKEKSIVHVVCPMCGQPDVRQSQGGVEEALDYFSLLDTQIRHYLDPQIHELFQRKLRDRALQEMPNFRWCAHCSFGLLHEADQLRMDCPSCRKSTCSQCKTAWAPQHQGLSCEKFREWQLHNNPEYQTAKLENLLSRNKIECPKCKFVFYLSKGGCLHFKCTQCQHEFCGGCNRPFKLGVGCDFSAECGSKGLHAHHPRDCLYHLRDWNVPRLHRLLQLYGVSLAGMVKSKVGSTGTNSQGVCAVLEHREMGGDGPCGLPTLPEYSGYCMLHYKECLVELINRSHADPAVLFDVAEMLAELQRWHIPVPQKNLQDPEALYVQHLRQTLTRKVSLRDNKLPPVKVKDDLCPLPSSSAAGPRWSSAQRNTPTRFHDDSQLLLLLND, encoded by the exons atGCCGAGGGTCCCAGCGGTCCTTGAATATGAAACACTGACCGAG TGTAAATACAGCTTCCCTGTTGAGGTTGTCAGTGATATCAAGAATGTTACAGCGACTTATGGAGACCTGCGTATGTATGTGGACTTCTACT GTTTCCCCAATAAGGAAAAGAAGAAGTTAGTTTATTTGGCTGGTACTATTCCAGTTCCACATGACG CAGGTAACACATATAATATCCCAGTGTGCATCTGGCTCCACGAGACTCACCCCGAGAGCCGGCCGCGGTGCTACGTGTGTCCCTCCATCTCCATGTTGATCAACCCCAGGTGCCCATATGTTGAGGCCAGTGGGCAGGTGCTCCTCGACTGCCTCACCAACTGGAAGAGC GGGCTGTCCAACCTGTCATTGCTCGTCTCAGAAATGAGGTCTGCATTTCAAAAGGAAACGCCCCTCTTTGCCATGCACCCAATCAGAGTTCAGATGCTACCTACTGCAGCACACTCCAGTGCATATGCAGAGTCTTCGGACCCTGGCAG CTGGCCTCAACCAAGCAGCTCTACCCCGAAAGCCAGGCGCTCCTCAATGTCCTCCACGCCACTACCTAGAGCAATAG TTCCGCCCAAGAGTTTAAAGTCCAGCCAATCGGGGCCTCTCAGAGAGTCTGCGACTGGTGTGAGGCGGTCCTACACAGAGGAGCTACTGGATATGGGGATAAACTTTGGAGTGCCAAGTGGAGTCCAGTTTCCATTCTCCTCCACCAACCCcttcatcactactgcctctg CGCCAAATAACACTCCTGTTAGTTCTGAGGACATGAACAACCTATTCAAGAGCCTACAGCTGGAAAATGTTGTCAATGTGTACCAGCTTGGTACTAAAGAAAGAG GACAGATGCAAGGCAATGGAGGTGATCGAGGTGGTGGTGACTACCCCCCAATCCCCACTGCAGTCACGCCCCTAGTGGACAACCAGCATCGTATCCTGGTGAGCCAGCTGCCACCGGACCAGTCCCCCAGCCGGGTGAAGAACAAGCTCACCCTCTACTTCCAGCGCAGGAGCAACGGTGGGGGAGAGGTGCTGGATGTGACCTACCCTTACCCCCCAACCCAGAACGACCAGGCCCTGGTCAGTTTCCGCAGTCCCAGAG ATGCAGAGCAGGTGCTCTTACAGGCAGACCGAATCTTTACCGTGAATGAGCGGCCTTTCCGTATACAGCTCAAGAGGGTCAACAGTGCTCGG ATTACGGTGCCGCCCGGCGTCTCCGGCGACAAGGCGGCCATCTTCCATAGCCTGCTGTCACTTGAGGGGCGGAGCTTCAGCCAGGCCGACGTGGAGGAGGCGGTACAGTCGTGCCGGGACCTTCCCTCGGCCCTCAAGTACCTGTCCCATGAATGCCCCATCTGCCGCGAGCAGGTGTCCTTCAGCAAG ATCATCACTATGACCCATTGCCTGTGTGCCTTCTGCGAGAGCTGCTTCAAGGCCTACTTCTCCCAGGCCATCAAGGAGAAGAGCATCGTCCATGTGGTGTGTCCCATGTGTGGCCAGCCCGACGTGCGTCAGAGCCAGGGCGGCGTGGAGGAGGCCTTGGATTACTTCAGCCTTCTTGACACACAG ATCAGGCACTACCTAGATCCTCAGATCCACGAGTtgttccagaggaagctgagagACCGAGCCTTGCAGGAGATGCCTAACTTCCGCTGGTGTGCCCAC TGCTCCTTTGGCCTTCTACACGAGGCTGACCAGCTGAGAATGGACTGTCCTAGTTGTAGGAAGAGCACCTGCTCCCAATGCAAGACTGCA TGGGCTCCACAACACCAGGGTCTTTCCTGTGAGAAGTTCAGAGAGTGGCAACTCCACAATAACCCAGAGTACCAGACCGCAAAACTGGAGAATCTCCTCAGCAGGAATAAAATAG AATGTCCAAAATGCAAGTTTGTGTTCTACCTTTCCAAGGGAGGCTGTCTCCATTTCAAATGCACCCAATGCCAGCACGAGTTCTGTGGCGGCTGTAATAGGCCCTTCAAATTAGGCGTG GGGTGTGACTTCTCAGCTGAGTGTGGGTCCAAGGGGTTACACGCCCACCACCCCAGGGACTGCCTGTACCACCTGAGGGACTGGAACGTGCCCAGACTACACAGGCTGCTTCAG CTTTACGGAGTGTCCCTCGCTGGCATGGTCAAATCCAAAGTGGGCTCTACAGGAACAAATTCACAAG GTGTGTGTGCAGTGCTGGAGCACAGAGAGATGGGTGGAGACGGGCCTTGTGGTCTACCAACTCTCCCAGAGTACAGTGGCTACTGCAT GTTACACTATAAAGAGTGTCTAGTGGAGCTGATTAACCGGAGTCATGCGGATCCAGCCGTTCTGTTCGATGTGGCCGAGATGTTGGCCGAGTTACAGCGGTGGCACATTCCTGTTCCACAGAAGAACCTTCAGGATCCTGAGGCACTCTATGTACAGCACCTTAGACAG ACCCTGACTAGGAAGGTTAGCCTGAGGGACAACAAGCTACCCCCTGTGAAGGTGAAAGATGACCTTTGCCCCCTACCCTCATCGAGCGCTGCGGGACCACGCTGGTCTTCTGCTCAGAGAAACACACCAACGCGCTTCCATGACGACTCCCAATTGCTGCTCTTGCTCAACGACTAA
- the si:dkey-181m9.8 gene encoding E3 ubiquitin-protein ligase RNF31 isoform X3 — translation MLINPRCPYVEASGQVLLDCLTNWKSGLSNLSLLVSEMRSAFQKETPLFAMHPIRVQMLPTAAHSSAYAESSDPGSWPQPSSSTPKARRSSMSSTPLPRAIVPPKSLKSSQSGPLRESATGVRRSYTEELLDMGINFGVPSGVQFPFSSTNPFITTASAPNNTPVSSEDMNNLFKSLQLENVVNVYQLGTKERGQMQGNGGDRGGGDYPPIPTAVTPLVDNQHRILVSQLPPDQSPSRVKNKLTLYFQRRSNGGGEVLDVTYPYPPTQNDQALVSFRSPRDAEQVLLQADRIFTVNERPFRIQLKRVNSARITVPPGVSGDKAAIFHSLLSLEGRSFSQADVEEAVQSCRDLPSALKYLSHECPICREQVSFSKIITMTHCLCAFCESCFKAYFSQAIKEKSIVHVVCPMCGQPDVRQSQGGVEEALDYFSLLDTQIRHYLDPQIHELFQRKLRDRALQEMPNFRWCAHCSFGLLHEADQLRMDCPSCRKSTCSQCKTAWAPQHQGLSCEKFREWQLHNNPEYQTAKLENLLSRNKIECPKCKFVFYLSKGGCLHFKCTQCQHEFCGGCNRPFKLGVGCDFSAECGSKGLHAHHPRDCLYHLRDWNVPRLHRLLQLYGVSLAGMVKSKVGSTGTNSQGVCAVLEHREMGGDGPCGLPTLPEYSGYCMLHYKECLVELINRSHADPAVLFDVAEMLAELQRWHIPVPQKNLQDPEALYVQHLRQTLTRKVSLRDNKLPPVKVKDDLCPLPSSSAAGPRWSSAQRNTPTRFHDDSQLLLLLND, via the exons ATGTTGATCAACCCCAGGTGCCCATATGTTGAGGCCAGTGGGCAGGTGCTCCTCGACTGCCTCACCAACTGGAAGAGC GGGCTGTCCAACCTGTCATTGCTCGTCTCAGAAATGAGGTCTGCATTTCAAAAGGAAACGCCCCTCTTTGCCATGCACCCAATCAGAGTTCAGATGCTACCTACTGCAGCACACTCCAGTGCATATGCAGAGTCTTCGGACCCTGGCAG CTGGCCTCAACCAAGCAGCTCTACCCCGAAAGCCAGGCGCTCCTCAATGTCCTCCACGCCACTACCTAGAGCAATAG TTCCGCCCAAGAGTTTAAAGTCCAGCCAATCGGGGCCTCTCAGAGAGTCTGCGACTGGTGTGAGGCGGTCCTACACAGAGGAGCTACTGGATATGGGGATAAACTTTGGAGTGCCAAGTGGAGTCCAGTTTCCATTCTCCTCCACCAACCCcttcatcactactgcctctg CGCCAAATAACACTCCTGTTAGTTCTGAGGACATGAACAACCTATTCAAGAGCCTACAGCTGGAAAATGTTGTCAATGTGTACCAGCTTGGTACTAAAGAAAGAG GACAGATGCAAGGCAATGGAGGTGATCGAGGTGGTGGTGACTACCCCCCAATCCCCACTGCAGTCACGCCCCTAGTGGACAACCAGCATCGTATCCTGGTGAGCCAGCTGCCACCGGACCAGTCCCCCAGCCGGGTGAAGAACAAGCTCACCCTCTACTTCCAGCGCAGGAGCAACGGTGGGGGAGAGGTGCTGGATGTGACCTACCCTTACCCCCCAACCCAGAACGACCAGGCCCTGGTCAGTTTCCGCAGTCCCAGAG ATGCAGAGCAGGTGCTCTTACAGGCAGACCGAATCTTTACCGTGAATGAGCGGCCTTTCCGTATACAGCTCAAGAGGGTCAACAGTGCTCGG ATTACGGTGCCGCCCGGCGTCTCCGGCGACAAGGCGGCCATCTTCCATAGCCTGCTGTCACTTGAGGGGCGGAGCTTCAGCCAGGCCGACGTGGAGGAGGCGGTACAGTCGTGCCGGGACCTTCCCTCGGCCCTCAAGTACCTGTCCCATGAATGCCCCATCTGCCGCGAGCAGGTGTCCTTCAGCAAG ATCATCACTATGACCCATTGCCTGTGTGCCTTCTGCGAGAGCTGCTTCAAGGCCTACTTCTCCCAGGCCATCAAGGAGAAGAGCATCGTCCATGTGGTGTGTCCCATGTGTGGCCAGCCCGACGTGCGTCAGAGCCAGGGCGGCGTGGAGGAGGCCTTGGATTACTTCAGCCTTCTTGACACACAG ATCAGGCACTACCTAGATCCTCAGATCCACGAGTtgttccagaggaagctgagagACCGAGCCTTGCAGGAGATGCCTAACTTCCGCTGGTGTGCCCAC TGCTCCTTTGGCCTTCTACACGAGGCTGACCAGCTGAGAATGGACTGTCCTAGTTGTAGGAAGAGCACCTGCTCCCAATGCAAGACTGCA TGGGCTCCACAACACCAGGGTCTTTCCTGTGAGAAGTTCAGAGAGTGGCAACTCCACAATAACCCAGAGTACCAGACCGCAAAACTGGAGAATCTCCTCAGCAGGAATAAAATAG AATGTCCAAAATGCAAGTTTGTGTTCTACCTTTCCAAGGGAGGCTGTCTCCATTTCAAATGCACCCAATGCCAGCACGAGTTCTGTGGCGGCTGTAATAGGCCCTTCAAATTAGGCGTG GGGTGTGACTTCTCAGCTGAGTGTGGGTCCAAGGGGTTACACGCCCACCACCCCAGGGACTGCCTGTACCACCTGAGGGACTGGAACGTGCCCAGACTACACAGGCTGCTTCAG CTTTACGGAGTGTCCCTCGCTGGCATGGTCAAATCCAAAGTGGGCTCTACAGGAACAAATTCACAAG GTGTGTGTGCAGTGCTGGAGCACAGAGAGATGGGTGGAGACGGGCCTTGTGGTCTACCAACTCTCCCAGAGTACAGTGGCTACTGCAT GTTACACTATAAAGAGTGTCTAGTGGAGCTGATTAACCGGAGTCATGCGGATCCAGCCGTTCTGTTCGATGTGGCCGAGATGTTGGCCGAGTTACAGCGGTGGCACATTCCTGTTCCACAGAAGAACCTTCAGGATCCTGAGGCACTCTATGTACAGCACCTTAGACAG ACCCTGACTAGGAAGGTTAGCCTGAGGGACAACAAGCTACCCCCTGTGAAGGTGAAAGATGACCTTTGCCCCCTACCCTCATCGAGCGCTGCGGGACCACGCTGGTCTTCTGCTCAGAGAAACACACCAACGCGCTTCCATGACGACTCCCAATTGCTGCTCTTGCTCAACGACTAA